One window of Tepidanaerobacter acetatoxydans Re1 genomic DNA carries:
- a CDS encoding alpha-hydroxy-acid oxidizing protein, with amino-acid sequence MNLEEIKQTARDKMKGYCRVCKNCNGIACAGEVPGMGGIGTGSSFTANIEALANVKLNLRTLHDAKTPDVSTNILGIDLSMPILSAPITGSDYNMGGAIPEAEYISMVMSGSKYAGTIGMCGDGGNPVFYTSGIEAIKKENGHGIPIIKPRENHRVIEMAKQAEEINAPAVGMDIDGAGLVTMALMGQPVGPKNLQEIKEIISAVDLPFILKGIMTVDEAKLALEAGAAAIVVSNHGGRILDSTPGVAQVLPAIAAKLKGKITILADGGVRSGVDVLKYLALGADAVLVGRPVIIGAFGGGGEGVRLVLETMANELKQAMILTGCKDIKSINSSVIY; translated from the coding sequence TTGAATCTTGAGGAAATAAAACAAACAGCGCGCGATAAGATGAAAGGTTATTGCCGAGTATGCAAGAACTGTAACGGAATAGCTTGTGCCGGTGAAGTTCCCGGAATGGGAGGGATAGGCACCGGTTCTTCTTTTACAGCAAACATAGAGGCACTGGCCAATGTAAAGCTTAATCTGAGAACACTGCATGATGCAAAGACTCCGGATGTTTCCACAAATATTTTAGGAATTGACCTTTCCATGCCGATTCTTTCAGCTCCTATAACCGGCTCAGATTACAATATGGGCGGGGCAATACCTGAGGCCGAGTATATCAGCATGGTCATGTCAGGCAGTAAATATGCGGGAACTATTGGTATGTGCGGCGACGGGGGAAATCCCGTATTTTATACTTCGGGTATTGAAGCAATTAAAAAAGAAAACGGGCATGGAATACCTATCATAAAACCCAGGGAAAATCACAGAGTGATTGAAATGGCGAAACAGGCCGAGGAGATAAATGCCCCTGCTGTTGGCATGGATATTGACGGAGCGGGCCTTGTGACCATGGCATTAATGGGACAGCCGGTAGGTCCTAAAAATCTTCAGGAAATAAAAGAAATAATATCGGCTGTTGACCTGCCTTTTATATTAAAGGGTATCATGACCGTAGATGAGGCAAAGCTGGCTTTGGAGGCGGGGGCTGCTGCAATAGTCGTATCAAACCACGGCGGACGCATACTGGACAGCACGCCTGGAGTTGCACAAGTTCTCCCCGCCATAGCCGCTAAGCTGAAGGGTAAAATAACCATTCTCGCCGACGGAGGAGTGCGTTCCGGTGTGGATGTGCTGAAATATTTAGCCTTGGGGGCAGATGCGGTACTTGTAGGAAGACCTGTTATCATCGGTGCTTTTGGCGGCGGCGGCGAAGGTGTGCGACTGGTACTGGAAACAATGGCAAATGAGTTAAAACAGGCCATGATTCTTACAGGCTGTAAGGATATTAAAAGCATAAATTCATCAGTCATATATTAA
- a CDS encoding nitrilase-related carbon-nitrogen hydrolase, translating to MEHIELKISLLQTDTIYSDFQANLSQAEIMISKALNRRKKPNVLVLPAILAADSTEQETAAIEQLQKLAAQNSVNIVTCGILDTAYAVDRQGHIIASYNQANEMQPESCIFDLDGISCGIIPGCDLRFPEVVRQSALGGAKVLFVLGKWPKLREIHWKLLNIVRAIENQFFVVAVNSAGKPRIGACSGMSMVVDPWGKILVESDESSEILTTVIDVGLVERARGQNPVLNDITAN from the coding sequence TTGGAACATATTGAATTAAAGATATCACTACTTCAGACTGATACAATTTACAGTGATTTTCAGGCGAATTTGAGTCAAGCCGAAATCATGATAAGCAAGGCTTTAAACCGTCGAAAAAAGCCTAATGTGCTGGTTTTGCCTGCAATTTTGGCAGCCGACTCAACTGAGCAGGAAACTGCTGCTATAGAACAATTACAAAAGCTGGCAGCGCAAAACTCCGTCAATATAGTGACTTGCGGCATATTGGATACCGCATATGCAGTAGACCGTCAAGGTCATATTATTGCAAGCTATAATCAAGCTAATGAAATGCAGCCCGAAAGCTGTATATTTGATTTGGACGGTATCAGCTGTGGGATTATCCCGGGCTGTGATTTAAGATTTCCAGAAGTTGTAAGACAGTCGGCTCTTGGAGGTGCAAAAGTTCTCTTTGTTTTAGGGAAATGGCCGAAGCTTCGAGAAATTCACTGGAAGCTTTTAAACATAGTAAGAGCCATTGAAAATCAATTTTTTGTTGTAGCAGTAAATTCTGCAGGCAAACCCCGGATCGGTGCATGTTCAGGCATGTCTATGGTTGTAGACCCTTGGGGCAAAATACTTGTTGAAAGTGATGAGAGCTCCGAAATTTTAACGACTGTTATAGATGTGGGCCTGGTTGAAAGAGCCAGAGGTCAAAATCCGGTACTAAATGACATAACAGCTAATTAA
- a CDS encoding pseudouridine synthase: MKSQKPARIDKILASCGYGSRKDVKKLIKSGQVSINGVIINDAGTLVNPSLDEIIVAGECIFYEDNVYIMMNKPQDVVSSTYDDFETTVIDLLEGEYFHRKLFPVGRLDKDAEGLIFLTDDGKMAHRLLSPKNRVPKTYYVEVYGRLNESDVKAFAAGMELEDFTALPAELDILEKNNNISSAYVTIYEGKFHQIKRMMKARGKEVTYLKRLFLGPLRLDEELEPGMWRKLTKEEVDLLRAI; the protein is encoded by the coding sequence ATGAAAAGTCAAAAACCTGCACGCATCGACAAAATCCTTGCTTCATGCGGCTATGGCAGCCGAAAGGACGTTAAAAAACTGATTAAATCGGGCCAAGTGTCGATAAACGGTGTAATTATCAATGATGCCGGCACTTTGGTGAATCCATCTCTTGATGAGATAATCGTAGCAGGGGAATGTATTTTTTATGAAGATAATGTATATATTATGATGAACAAGCCCCAAGATGTTGTTTCTTCAACCTATGATGATTTTGAAACAACTGTCATTGATTTGCTGGAAGGGGAATACTTCCATCGAAAACTATTCCCGGTAGGCAGGCTTGATAAAGATGCCGAAGGGCTTATATTCTTAACCGATGACGGTAAGATGGCCCATCGGCTTCTGTCACCTAAAAATCGGGTACCTAAAACCTATTATGTGGAAGTTTATGGAAGGCTTAATGAAAGTGATGTTAAAGCCTTTGCCGCAGGTATGGAACTTGAAGATTTTACGGCACTGCCTGCAGAGCTTGATATTTTGGAAAAAAATAATAATATTTCAAGCGCATATGTTACTATATATGAAGGCAAGTTTCATCAGATAAAGCGGATGATGAAAGCCAGGGGTAAGGAGGTTACTTATCTAAAACGGCTGTTTCTTGGGCCGTTAAGGCTTGATGAAGAGCTTGAGCCGGGCATGTGGCGCAAGCTCACAAAGGAAGAAGTGGATTTGCTAAGGGCTATTTAA
- a CDS encoding polysaccharide deacetylase family protein, with protein MQFLCHFKLQQSKNIVLFLLSFFILTLNFPAPSLAAQNLPAEQKDSLAVLCYHHIVPEESPTNTDATISVSEFEQQMKYLYEHGYYTAKLTDVEEFLYAKKKLPENTVLITFDDGYESNYTYAYPILKKYGLNALIFLIGGSIESKPQDPNIIPKLSFDQIREMSDSGLIEFGSHTFNAHYLINEESAFVAMSQELLYEDFDNMNEFFDQIGSPKIKSIAYPYGKFNDMSIAASRLNGYSLGFTVNQGFVCQDACPMALNRIIVLPGTTLEKFKVLIHDSSFVLPEYFDGSVVLRLDSATAYRDKKPMPLDAAATFVGGKFTAPLSFFVENLGWNLLWDSNSHKVTRQLTNQTEKWFTVPTYLAGEQVMVPVRELAEAMGYEVIWHQDDKTVEIK; from the coding sequence ATGCAGTTTTTGTGCCACTTTAAACTTCAGCAGTCGAAGAATATTGTTTTATTTTTATTATCGTTTTTTATACTAACTTTAAATTTTCCAGCACCTTCATTGGCTGCACAGAATTTACCGGCAGAGCAAAAGGACTCGCTGGCTGTTCTATGTTATCATCATATTGTTCCTGAGGAATCACCGACAAATACGGATGCCACTATTTCTGTTTCAGAATTTGAGCAGCAGATGAAATATCTATATGAACATGGTTATTATACTGCAAAATTAACTGATGTTGAGGAGTTTTTGTATGCCAAAAAGAAACTTCCGGAAAATACGGTGCTTATTACTTTTGATGACGGTTATGAATCCAACTATACATATGCTTATCCCATATTAAAGAAATACGGTTTAAATGCATTGATTTTTTTGATAGGCGGCAGCATAGAAAGTAAGCCGCAAGACCCAAATATCATCCCAAAGCTTTCTTTTGACCAAATACGCGAAATGAGCGATAGCGGGCTTATAGAGTTCGGCAGTCACACTTTTAATGCTCATTATCTTATAAATGAAGAATCTGCTTTTGTTGCTATGAGCCAAGAGCTGTTGTATGAAGACTTTGACAATATGAATGAATTTTTCGACCAAATCGGCTCTCCGAAAATCAAAAGTATTGCATATCCTTATGGCAAGTTTAATGACATGTCAATAGCCGCCTCAAGGTTAAACGGCTACAGCCTTGGGTTTACTGTTAATCAGGGTTTTGTATGTCAAGATGCTTGTCCCATGGCTTTAAATCGGATAATTGTGTTGCCCGGTACGACTTTGGAGAAATTTAAAGTTTTAATTCACGATAGTTCTTTTGTTCTTCCGGAATACTTTGATGGTTCAGTTGTGCTCCGCTTGGATTCTGCAACTGCGTATCGGGATAAAAAGCCGATGCCGCTGGATGCTGCCGCAACTTTTGTAGGTGGAAAATTTACGGCACCGCTGAGTTTCTTTGTGGAAAATTTAGGGTGGAATCTGCTTTGGGACTCTAATTCGCATAAGGTTACAAGGCAGCTTACCAATCAAACGGAAAAATGGTTTACGGTTCCAACTTATTTGGCAGGCGAACAGGTAATGGTGCCCGTAAGGGAACTTGCAGAGGCTATGGGATATGAGGTAATATGGCATCAGGATGATAAGACAGTTGAAATAAAATGA
- a CDS encoding ATP-binding protein, whose protein sequence is MNKIQQQIFDTQLAANSLVIYRNLLLNDRIVKKYLKMLEITSEEKPIPAVVSAYHDFLSSLIEENKICGEPLVGNLWQDHILNLILADENPFSLRCEKIGLHEIEQPLIELAERDLALLKILHDFNFVAFTSYIQEKSAQCTDFTAMLTMKGSKSFPYPKTYYEQKQKIKILLNNSPAWNKNISDLAKFYKNTGCGKFARYWAFKWADTENGGKLVGIPEPDPILLENLIGYEEQKNEVLRNTRQFVQGFGANNMLLYGDRGTGKSSTIKALIHEFGEDGLRMVEVTKDRLIDLSNIVAELRDRPYRFIIFVDDLSFEEHETEYKYLKAILEGSLEPAPENVLIYATSNRRHLIREFHSDRAEDEAKAQDTLQEKLSLSDRFGITVVYLSPDQEKYLDIVEGIAESKGINIEPKQLREMALKWELWHNSRSGRTAKQFVEDLLGKMASNKEDDVIENKSNN, encoded by the coding sequence ATGAATAAAATTCAACAACAAATATTTGACACACAGCTAGCTGCAAATTCCCTGGTTATTTATAGAAACCTTCTTCTAAATGACCGAATTGTTAAGAAGTACTTAAAAATGCTTGAAATTACCTCGGAAGAAAAACCTATACCGGCTGTTGTTTCAGCATACCACGATTTTTTAAGCAGCCTTATAGAAGAAAACAAAATTTGTGGGGAACCTTTAGTGGGCAACCTTTGGCAAGACCATATCTTAAATCTTATTCTTGCAGATGAAAACCCTTTTAGCCTCAGATGTGAAAAAATCGGATTACATGAAATAGAGCAGCCGCTTATAGAACTTGCAGAAAGAGATTTAGCGCTATTGAAGATATTACACGATTTCAATTTTGTAGCATTTACTTCCTACATACAAGAAAAGTCAGCTCAATGCACAGATTTTACCGCAATGCTTACTATGAAAGGCAGTAAATCTTTTCCCTATCCCAAAACCTATTACGAACAAAAACAAAAAATAAAAATACTGTTGAATAATTCCCCGGCTTGGAATAAAAATATCAGTGACTTGGCAAAATTCTATAAGAATACGGGCTGCGGAAAGTTTGCCAGATACTGGGCTTTCAAATGGGCAGATACCGAAAATGGCGGCAAACTTGTGGGTATACCGGAACCGGACCCCATTCTGTTGGAAAACCTTATCGGTTATGAAGAACAGAAAAATGAAGTATTGCGAAATACCCGACAGTTTGTCCAAGGCTTTGGAGCAAATAACATGCTGCTATACGGGGACAGAGGCACCGGCAAGTCTTCTACGATTAAGGCATTAATCCACGAATTCGGAGAAGATGGCTTGCGAATGGTGGAAGTAACCAAAGACCGGTTAATAGACCTTTCCAATATCGTTGCAGAACTGAGAGACCGTCCCTACCGCTTTATTATTTTTGTAGACGACCTTTCCTTTGAAGAACACGAGACAGAATACAAGTATTTAAAAGCCATTCTGGAAGGAAGCCTGGAACCGGCTCCGGAAAATGTACTGATATACGCAACCTCTAACCGCCGCCATCTCATCCGGGAATTTCACAGCGACCGGGCCGAAGATGAGGCAAAAGCCCAGGATACGCTTCAAGAAAAACTTTCCCTATCGGATCGCTTCGGCATTACGGTAGTATACCTTTCTCCCGACCAGGAAAAATATCTTGACATAGTCGAGGGCATAGCCGAAAGCAAAGGGATAAACATAGAGCCCAAACAACTTCGTGAAATGGCACTAAAATGGGAGCTTTGGCATAACAGCCGCTCCGGCCGAACCGCCAAACAGTTTGTAGAAGACCTGCTGGGCAAAATGGCAAGTAATAAAGAGGATGATGTAATTGAAAATAAAAGCAACAACTGA
- a CDS encoding NAD(P)/FAD-dependent oxidoreductase, giving the protein MDSKYAKLLEPMKIGNMNLRNRFIMSPMGTFTPMQDGTESEEGIMYYEERARGGFAMIIIGAQFINEKTAQGGPTIAFDNNRAIPKTTVLCERVHRWGAKICAQLSPGTGRNGMPDIGERVPISSSENPSFYDPNVICRALTVDEIKDIIKDFAQAASFAQKAGFDAIEIHGHAGYLIDQFLSPIWNKRTDEYGGSAENRARFAVEIVQAVRNTVGSDMPILFRIALDHRFPGGRTLEDSMPLLEILEKAGVDAFDVDAGAYETMDYIFPTAYVGDACMAYVCKEARKHVNVPLINAGNHSPETALELVNSGDCDFVMFGRQAIADPEFPKKLMENRREDVRPCIVCNEECIGRIFGRLTQLSCSVNIQVCMEKYFPITKTDSPKDIVVIGAGPSGLEAARVAAIKGHHVTVYEKSDDIGGILKIIATAPFKKRIRDLIEWYDVQLKKLGVKIKLNTEIKADDTVLDYADKIFVATGSLPFIPNIPGIDGKNVIGVIDAHEKGVSGEKIAVCGGGLSGCDTALELAMKGKKVTVIEMLSECAQDAMPINKISLMRMLAENAVTLLTNSKVTAIEPNGVVIEKKDGTRKTIKADTVITAFGQKSDTNLPDAIRAKYNIKTTVIGDAEKVAKVGEAIRTGFYAAMAVE; this is encoded by the coding sequence ATGGACAGCAAATATGCAAAATTGTTGGAGCCTATGAAAATAGGCAACATGAATTTAAGAAACCGCTTTATAATGTCGCCCATGGGCACGTTTACTCCCATGCAAGACGGGACAGAAAGCGAAGAAGGCATTATGTATTATGAAGAGCGCGCCCGAGGCGGGTTTGCTATGATTATAATCGGTGCTCAGTTCATAAATGAAAAAACAGCACAGGGAGGGCCGACAATAGCTTTTGACAATAATCGCGCCATTCCCAAGACTACTGTTTTGTGTGAGAGAGTGCACAGATGGGGGGCGAAGATTTGTGCGCAGTTAAGCCCGGGCACAGGACGCAACGGCATGCCTGATATTGGAGAGCGAGTGCCGATTTCTTCCTCTGAAAACCCGTCTTTTTATGACCCGAATGTAATCTGCCGTGCTCTGACAGTTGACGAAATCAAAGATATAATTAAAGACTTTGCTCAAGCGGCATCATTTGCTCAAAAAGCAGGTTTTGATGCAATTGAAATTCATGGACATGCAGGTTATCTCATAGACCAATTTCTATCGCCCATTTGGAATAAGAGAACCGACGAATACGGCGGCAGTGCTGAAAACCGCGCACGTTTTGCAGTCGAAATCGTTCAAGCTGTTAGAAATACAGTAGGTTCGGACATGCCTATATTATTTAGAATCGCCTTGGACCATCGTTTCCCCGGAGGACGCACCCTCGAAGACAGCATGCCTTTGCTTGAAATATTAGAAAAAGCAGGGGTTGATGCATTCGATGTAGATGCAGGCGCATATGAAACCATGGATTATATATTCCCTACGGCATATGTGGGAGATGCGTGCATGGCATATGTATGCAAAGAGGCAAGAAAACATGTAAACGTTCCGCTTATAAATGCAGGAAATCATTCCCCTGAAACAGCCCTTGAACTTGTAAACTCTGGTGACTGTGATTTTGTAATGTTTGGCCGGCAAGCTATTGCAGATCCGGAATTTCCCAAGAAATTGATGGAAAACCGCAGAGAAGATGTAAGGCCTTGCATTGTTTGTAATGAAGAATGTATTGGACGGATTTTCGGCAGGCTTACACAGCTAAGCTGCTCGGTAAATATACAGGTCTGCATGGAAAAATATTTTCCAATTACGAAAACAGATTCTCCAAAAGATATTGTCGTGATTGGGGCAGGGCCTAGCGGATTGGAAGCGGCTCGCGTGGCTGCCATAAAGGGCCATCATGTAACCGTTTATGAAAAAAGTGATGATATAGGCGGTATTCTCAAGATAATCGCAACAGCGCCTTTTAAAAAACGTATCCGGGATTTAATTGAGTGGTATGATGTCCAGCTTAAGAAACTCGGAGTAAAAATAAAACTGAACACAGAAATAAAAGCAGACGACACTGTTTTGGATTATGCCGATAAAATCTTTGTTGCAACAGGCTCTTTGCCGTTTATCCCCAATATACCCGGTATTGATGGCAAAAATGTGATAGGTGTGATTGACGCCCATGAGAAAGGTGTGTCCGGAGAAAAAATTGCTGTTTGCGGCGGAGGCCTCAGCGGCTGCGATACCGCCTTGGAACTTGCAATGAAGGGTAAAAAAGTGACCGTTATCGAAATGCTGAGCGAGTGTGCTCAGGATGCAATGCCGATAAATAAAATAAGTTTAATGAGGATGCTGGCCGAAAATGCTGTAACTTTACTTACAAACAGTAAAGTTACAGCTATCGAGCCAAATGGCGTGGTGATCGAAAAGAAAGACGGAACAAGAAAAACAATAAAGGCTGATACTGTTATAACTGCATTTGGTCAAAAATCGGATACAAATCTTCCGGATGCCATCAGAGCAAAGTACAATATAAAAACTACTGTAATCGGCGATGCCGAAAAAGTAGCAAAAGTCGGAGAGGCTATTCGTACAGGCTTTTATGCAGCAATGGCGGTAGAATAA